The Triticum dicoccoides isolate Atlit2015 ecotype Zavitan unplaced genomic scaffold, WEW_v2.0 scaffold84395, whole genome shotgun sequence region TTCATTTATGTATGTACAGATCCTTTGGACATATCACCATAGTAACCACTTCGCAGTGTACTGTGTCAACTTGGAACACACTCGTATTGATGTTCTGGACTCGATTGACTGGTCTGAGACTGAGAGATGTAGCTCATTTGAAGAACAAAATTTCCCCTCGGGTCATAGAGCAATTGAACGGCTAAGTGAGGCTTTTCGCACAGTTACTGGCGGAGAGTTTCAAGATTTTTGTAAATGGCCAATGTGGAGCAAGGATGTTCCTCGACAACAAGGCAATGATTGTGCCATTTTCACTACAAAGTTCTTGCGCCACTATGATGGCGAAGTTGGTCAGCTCCGTTGTAACATTAATCCAGTATTTTTCATCAATTCCCTTGCTCTTGGATGATGTTATTCTGTTATTATTTTGATTTCTAATGCATAATTTATCTCTTGCAGGCAAAGACTAGTCAGTATAGGGATGAAGTTCTGTCCTATATTTTGTTCCATGAGTTGAATGAAGTCAATCCCTTACCTTACTCATTGGAGAAATTCAGGAGAGAAACAAACTATGTAAATTAGATAGCGCTTTGTATGTTTATAAGTTTATAACAAAAACTGATATTGCTTGGTGTCTGTGTTGTAATGTACTCGGGAGTACTTGTTTAGGATTGCTTGGACGGTTCTTGTTACATTCAAATTAATGTATCCCCTCTTTTTTTCCTAAATCTTGGATTTGAAAGTTGGTAAAGACTTACAAAAGTCACTTTTATGTGTCCCATCCCTTAAGCCGCACATCTTGCACTCCCCCATTTTTGTGATATGAAGTTCATAACACAAACTTATCAAGATTCCGCGATTTCGTCCCAATGTACAACCATTAAATATCATCTAGAAATGTGCTGTACATAACCGTAAATCCATAAATGTTCCCTTTGATTATGGATGAAAAAATTAGATTATTACGGATGAAAAAAATTAGATTATCACAaatgaaaaaatagaaaattttcagTTTGATGTTCATGTTTGAGATGAACTCACAAAAATTCCAGTAATTGCAGGAAATTTGATGTAAGGTTTGTTTTCAGCTGGTTATGTTAAAATTGATGGTTCGAAATACAAAATGTGCAGGAGAAATTAAAAATTATGCCAACAAATACTGAATGTTCCCCACCAGGAACCAGGTAAAGCATGAAATAATTTCGGAACAACGATTTTAGACATAATAACTTTACAATATCTTTCAGACTACTCGGAATACATGAGTCGTAATGAAAAACACAACTTAGATTTCACATTCAAGTTATCTACACATCAGAAAACATGACTAATCGCTATCATCTATTCCGCAAGATGATTCACCATCTACCacatcatcttcatcttcttccagcTCATCTATTAAACGGCGCCGAGTTGTagttccccttccccttcccctcccccaGCCCGTCTTCCCCCTGCCTCCTTTGGTACCACCAGTCGCAATGCTTTGTTGTTTGTTGGTGCATGACGCCTTGTTGTGACCGTCCATAAGGCCACATTTGCTGCATCTTCTTGTGCACTTCTTTGGCCCGCGTGCGCCGATATGTCTTTCTCCTTCTTCTGATCTAGAGCCCTTTGTTTTCGATAGTGGCGGGGCTTTAAAACTAATCATCTCACGGTCAGCTGGAGCACTGCAACCTCCTTCATCAAACACGGGCATTACATCAGCACGCAGATCCTCGACCTGCGCCCTAAGTTCCTTCAACACATTCATGACTCTTACAGATGCAATTGTTGATCTGTCACCTGCTCTAACACAGGCAAAAGCCTCCCTGAGCATATTAAAGTGCGTTACGCTAACTAGCGTCCCATCGGCTCCAACTTGGAGAGTGTCATTCCTGTCGTAAGGAGGGTCAATCCGTGCATTCCTTGTGTATCTTCTTAGCACATACTTGCTAGGAAGCCTCTGAATCTGCTCATTTGTCATCACTATAATAAGGTGTGGGCATAACAATCCTGTGCAAAGTGGAATGAAAAAGAATAATTTTATTGTTGGTTATCCTGGTAACTATTCGCAATGACAAGATTGACAAACCATATGCTACTTACCTGTGTGCTCCCACTGCATGCACTCACATCTGTAGTCTTCTTTTTCTTCATCACAAACCACTTTGAACTCATGTTGGGACCAAGAAAAAGACGGGCCATCTCTACCATAGACCACAAGGAAACGACCAACATCCACTTTCTTTGTAAGGAAAGATGTTCCATAAACATATGCATCTTTGTATTTGTTGAATACGGCACGGGTATAGATCCTGCTCAACTGATTTTCCAGAGGGTAGTTTGTTATTGTTGCTGGGCGTGCCTACATCAGCATGGATGTGTCAAAGAATTAGATATACTCTGTTTTGTTTGCAGAACaccaacaacttaagaatataagtAATGCAGCTTAAGGATGGAAAGAATTTATATGATGGCAAGCAACTGTTACATATGTATATATGACACAACGTAAATTTATGTATGAGGCGTACTAGAAGATGTAATCATATGAGACGTAATACCTGACATGCAATGGTCTCTCGGCCTTCTGCTTCTTTTCTCTTTTGCAAGACTAGGTACATTTTTCGTGCAAACTCATGCAAAGGTGTCGTAGTGTTAACATGATGTCTTTTCACAAGTCTGTTCATGCTTTCACTGCGCTGCGTAGACGTCATTCTCCCACAGTAAACAGCTTTGAAGTATGCCGCAATCCAACGTGCACGCTGATCATACAAACTGTTGCTCGTAGGATCTGACTCAAGGCCATATTCATTCACCATATCCTTCCATGCAGACTCAAACTCTAGAGGGGTAAGTGGGTGATTTATTGCTGTTAGTAGCTTATCTTTCAAACCATCATGCAAGTCAAACAGTGGCTTCAAGTCAACTTTGTGCCTTTCCCATACATGCCATCTGCATAGCGTATGCAACGTGTTTGGAAACACGTGCGGAAGAGCGTTTTCCATTGCTACATCTTGATCTGCAAAAGAGGATATTAGTCATTGAACAAGTTTTACCATATTGGTTGAAATGACATGTATGTAGCCATGAAGTGCTCAACAATACCGGTAAGTATGCAATGAGGTTCCTTGTCTCCCATGCATGTTTTGAAAGTCTGGAAAGCCCATTTAAATGTTTCCTCTGTCTCGTCACGGAGGAGTGCAAACCCAAAAATGACATTCTGCAAGTGGTGGTTGCTCCCAACAAACATCGCCAACGGCATTTTGTAAAAATTACACTTATATGTTGTATCAAAAGTAACCACATCACCAAACTCAGCATAGTTTGCCTGGCAGCTAGCATGACTCTAGAATATATTCTTCGTAACACCCTCAGAGTCATCCTCTATATCATAATAGAATTTACTGTTATGTGCTTTGAACTCATTGAAGAAGGCCCTAAGTTTTTTTACATCATCAGCTCGCTTCTTAAGTACATTGGCTGCTCTTCTGATATTGGAAGTAAGACATGGAAGAAACAACAGATATGTTACAACCACAAGGATTTTATTCATGGACAGCTATATTGTAGAATGAAGTGTCATAAAATTACCTATTTCGCAAGTCATGATCATTCATTGGCATGACCTCATAGTTGCCATGAAAATGGGTCAACACATTCATTGTTGTATTAGGAGAGACGTCACAGGTCTGCAGATCATCAACAACCTCCATGATAAGAGGATCTTTGTTCTTATGTGAATACATGTGCTTCAATTCAGATGGATTAGGATTCAGAGTATGATTGTGCTCCAACATCACTTTCTCATATATCCATTCTTTCCCCCTTTTCTTGATTTTAACAGCTGCCCCACAGTTAACCTTCTTGGACATTTTCGCACGTTTGCGTTCCTCCCCAGGCTTGTAAAATGTACTGGCACCTCCCCGGGAGCATGCATACAGACGCgacatcggcttccgcttgagcttGGTAATACCAAAACCTGCTAATCTTGCATATTTTTGATAAAATTCATACCCTTCCTCATCGGTGACGAAAGCCATATTTTCCTTTGGGACAAAATCTTCGCGGACTTGGTTACCCTGATATCATGTTCATAGCATACATTAGATACTATTTGCCATTCATCCGAATGACCATTCCGATGACTATATATCTCATGAAGAAGCATAACACTAGGCATATCGGCCTTCTACAGAATaccgaaaaaaaataaaagaagacatcTACAGATTTGGACATAACACTAGGCATTTCTATCTTGTTTTTAAGCAAATGTGATGTTTTATGTTTATGTAAACCGGGTAAAAAAATATGTCAAGTGTCTGGGAAAGAAAGTCTGAATCTTGAGTGAACAGTAAATTTTATTTGGGTGTTGTTTGTTTGCTGTGGCAGACTGATGATAAAAGCAGTTATGCATTTCAACAGAACCTGCCTTCTAGCATGCCTGCAGAAAATCTAATATAGTGTGCCTTCCTGAGCCTGCAGGACACCAAAAATCTAAAGTCTATCCCTCCACTGCCTGTAGAAGCTGGAGAGACGGTCAAGATATCAGCTTTTAACCATTGAGCAGGCTGCAGCTTCAGGCTTGTCCATACTTTGGGCAAAAGAAATGTTCTGAAGGTAATTTATTTCTATCTTATCACAATAAGTTGGCAAGAAAAAGAAGATTGAAAGCTTAGTGCATATACTTATTGTACTATAACCAATAATGTTAGTATTCTGTTTGCAGTATGTACAGTACACTGCTATCGCTACAGTATCAGTCTTAGGCGCGAGGGGTCCGTTTAACAACTGTCGGAGCTGAACCTATCGGCCTATCTGGGGTGTTCCGTAGAAGGAGCGCCTTCAATTATTTATCTTCTTTGGAACAACAACTGTTGAAGTAGGAATATACAACTTCAAATGCTTCAACCAGTGGTTAATCTAGGTCAGAAAGATAGATTTCCTGTTCCATCCCGAAGCTCAGGCATACACTAGATGGTCTTTAGCTATGTACTTAGTTAATCCGTGGATCCTTCCTTGAACAGTATGGTCGAAAGAAGCCATTCAGCAGTGTGCTAGCCAACAATATAATGACGCCACATCCTAAGAATGAATAAAACTGAATCCTAATAATGCTATCTAGTTACAACATGTACTGAAGTTCAATCAAAATACAAGGCATCTTCCACTGACTAATGTTCATTCGTCAAAAGAGAGATCAATAACAGACCTGCCCCAAACACTGGATACTGAAATTTACAGCAAGGTATGCACAGCAAGGTATGTACATCAGCAAAGTCAGACACTGGGTACTAAATTGAGTGGGAACGTACATGTATGTATCTTGCGCTGGGATCTGGAGTCATCATCTCGCTTGGTTCAACAGTACACGGCGGCGTCAACATGGATGTGTGCATCGCCGGATGGCGCACAGTGGAGTTCTTGCCGCCAATCGAAAAATTTGAGCCGCTGTCAGACGAAGTTCCAACGCCATGGTATGGCGTCGAGAAAGACGTTAGAGGAGGCGCATTATCAGGCACAACAAAGCTCATCGGAGAAGGCTCATTGTCCTCAGATTCTCGACGGCGGAAGCTTGGAGACGAGTCCATAAGCGAAACCGCCGGGTGCGAATCCCCTCCCGCCCCCCCTTGAAAACTAAAAGAGTGCCACTCGCACGTCGTGGGGCAGTAAATACCAGTCGCACGACCTGCGGCCGCGAATCTTGAACCGCAGTATGGATTTTGGCAGGAACGTGAGTTTTTGGGGCAGTCTTACGGCTGGGAAATTTCAGCGAACACTTGTATTAAACAAATCCAAAAAAATAGATAAAACAGAGGGGAAAACAGAGGCAAATAGCAGACATGGCCACTGCTCGCCCATGGTAGGCGCTCCCATCACCAGCTACCTCCGGTGCCACAGTGTGCTCCCGCGGAGGTGCCTCCACGATGGAGTGATGACTCACCTCGCCGGGAAGAGCTGTCCATCCGGCCACCAATCCGCATCCTCATCGGGGCGGCCTCTCCCTCCGCCCGCCGATCCGCGTCCTCGTCGTGGGGGGCTCTCCCTCCGGCCGCCGATCCGCATCCTCCTCGGGAGCGCTCTCCCATGGCAGCCTCCCTCTATGACCGGTCGAGCGACGGGGTCAACGACGGAGACGACGGCGAACCAAATAAGCTGCAAAAAAGGGAATAACCTGTCGGGGTGGGAGGACCAAAGAAAAGTTACCGCAGGAGGAAAAAATCTTACCGCACGTCAACGATGGGGTGGGTTGGGGTTCAATACAACCTCTGGCTCGTTCGTTCGACTCGGGTAAAGAATTGTTTATTCTTCACCCAGGGTCTTATAtacagggtcgcgctattcgtcaccctgggtattCCTCACCCTAGCCAAACTGTACGCACCACACATGCACTGGAATTTATGTTGGGTATCTGAGGTAAAGTTACGGCATGGAGTGAGGACCACCTGAGGTAAAGTTACGGCATGGAGTTGAGAACCTTTTGCCATGCGCAAAATGTAACACCGCAGGAAGGACAAGTCTTGCCACGTAAATTTATGACACACTACCAGCATAGTTACGGCCGAGAGACTAACCTGTAAATTATAACCATGCAACTCGTACTATTTATCTGGACAAGCTCTACCACAGTTGTGTAATATGCTGAGTTTAATTAGTTTGACCAAGGCATTTTTACGTGAATATTTCCTTTGCACAACATCTGTACTTTTTGACCGTCACATCAAATTGAGCCATGCTGAAAACCTGAGCATTTCCAGCCTGCAAATACTTTTGAATCAGCCAGTTGCCAAGTTGCCAGTTAGAGATTTTTGAGAGAAAATTATGGCAAGTTGCGAGCTAGATATTTTTGAGAGAattatcacaaaagcacggacattTCTAGCCTGAACGCCACCTGAAAGACACAGTGTGCAAAACAAAAATATGAAGCTATCTTACATGCTATGAACAATATGTTTCCTATTTAGAGTTTACATCAGCCCCTTCCACCTTCCAGAGACCAGTGGTACATCAGAGATTCTTGCTCTCAATCCAACATAACCAACCAGAAAATGATGTTTGAGCTGTAGTACATTTGCCATTTAGAGGGCTCTCTTAAAGAATATTGAGCATCATACTGTTTTACATGCAGATCCTCCTCATGAAACGCTAACCGTCCAACTTTGTCTGTGCCGTAGTGTTGCATCCTAAATTTTCCAATCAAGCTGATCACGGGAGCAACAACAGTATCTCCCAGATGCAAAGAAAATCAAAGATGAAGTGACTTTACATATTGATTTTTTAATGCGGAACACAGGATATAAGGGTGATGCATGGTGCACATGCAATCATAATTAATACATAAAACAAATGTAAATTACAGTGACATCCTTTCATTGTTGTGGTGATACCATGCTTCTACCGTTCTAGGTATTAACCTACTTGAAGAATTTACAGTATCTAAGAATATGAATAAGACATATTGAAAACATAAAATTTCGAACTTAGATTCCATCTAACGAAGAAAGAACCATGAAAACAAAAACTAGTTTATTGGGAACGTTGGATTTACTCAGGAAACTATGGTGCTGAACATTACTTCACAAGAGACTATGCGGAATACTGATATTTGAATGGATAGCTCTGGAAGACAGAAAGATATGTGAAAGAGAAAAAATACACATGAGCTCCTGGGTGCTCCACACCCCTATACAAAAAAATAACAGTAAAAAATACCCAAAAATCAAAAAAACCGGAAGTTTGGGGATATCAAAACTGGGTTCCCAATCTACTCCCGTGTGAAATTTCGTGAAAAAATTCCCAAAAACATATCCGTGGCGAAGGAAATAATGCCAGAACAAAAATCTACCCATACGGATTTTTCTATACATAgaatttttttgtcttttttgccacgaaTACGTTTCCTGGTATTTTTTCACGAAATTTCACACAGGAGTAGCTCGGGAACCCACATTTGATATCCCCAAATAccatattttttttcaaatttctcggTATTTTCTTGAATGAATTGTTCGTATAGGGGTACGGAGCACCCGAGTGCTCCAAATCCTTGTCCATGTGAAAGAAGACTAAAATCAATGATGTTCGGTCTATATAAGTATCTGAAGGAAAAAAATGGTGATATGGATATTCCGTAAAATCAATGGCTGAGCAATAAACAAAAATTATATTCACTTCAATAAAATGTACCTAAACATATGCTAAATCTATAAGCTCTAGTAGAAAGTAGGAAGTTGATAATTAATATTCTTGTTTTAGTAACAAATAGTTGATGTCTGTGTACTATTTTAGTAGCAacaaatattttgtgtgataaaaTAAGAAAAATCATTCTACGATGAATCAGAATTCATGCTTTGGTTTCATGTAGAAAGTAAGCCATTGCTTTCCATTATTTTACATGGAAAGCTGCATAGCTAGTCATAGGTTTTGCTAAGAAAAATATCATAGAGGTTAGTCggcatgaataagaaaatatagcTAAGGCACATTATAATCCATTCTGATTCTGCAGCTACAGAGCCGAGATACTTCTCATCTCTTCAAGTTAATATAAGTCCCAAAATCAGTACATTAACCCAATTATCTTATGGCCAACTGTTCTCTGCAAGCTAATGAATATGCTCCAATGCCTGTCATCTCAGTACTAGCTATAATGTTTGTACATTTTCTTTTGGCTAAAATGTTGTACGCAAGCTAATATAAATCCCAAAATCAGTACATACCCATTTACCGTATAGTCAACATTTTATTGCTTAATTCTATCAGTACGACTGAGAGGACCAGAAACCACAAAGATCTAATAATGAATACAGTAATTATCTCTTGTTGTTTAATCTAATAATTAACATTTGATGGATCACAATAGCTAGAAAGAAATACACCATATGGCCTGACGAGTCATTACTCGTTAGATGCAATAAGATTGACACCTCTGTTTATGGAAGATGGAAGAAGATTACTAACCTGCAAGCAGCTGGATGTCAGAGCTGGAGGAGAGCACAAAGTGGTCGCGGCCGAACCAGTGCCACCGCGAATATCACCTAAACTGTCGCCGTGACCAGCCGACCAACCAGGAGGGAAGATTCTACTACCCGCACGTCTACTACGAACCAGACTGGGAACTGAAACAACTGAAAATTATTGAAGCAAGCAAAGATGGCTACATATACCCACATAACCAACGTGAGTAGATGAATGATTAGTGTCAGAGCTCCAGGACGCTGGTTGTGGTGGCCTCCAGCTTGCTGGTCAAGTCCTTAGCCACTAGGGCCCCTTCAACTCCACCACCGGGAGAACCCACATCCACCGGCTGGTAGTCAAATCAAATCAGGACCTCGAGGGGCGCCGGAGCAAGCAGATCAGGAGCACCCAGGTGCACGGATATCAATTTGGAAGAACATGACAAAGGGAAATGTAAGTGGAAGCTAATTGGAATTTGGGAACGGAAATTACTAAAATAGGGGCTGCTCACCTCCTCCCATGCACTGAAAGCCCAACCAAACTTCAATCCAAAGAGAGGCAATGCTGTCATGTAGTAGCCCATGCACGGACGCCTAATGCTGCCGTGATCACCTGCCACAGCTCCAGCGGGATCACCATCCAC contains the following coding sequences:
- the LOC119348084 gene encoding uncharacterized protein LOC119348084 is translated as MDSSPSFRRRESEDNEPSPMSFVVPDNAPPLTSFSTPYHGVGTSSDSGSNFSIGGKNSTVRHPAMHTSMLTPPCTVEPSEMMTPDPSARYIHGNQVREDFVPKENMAFVTDEEGYEFYQKYARLAGFGITKLKRKPMSRLYACSRGGASTFYKPGEERKRAKMSKKVNCGAAVKIKKRGKEWIYEKVMLEHNHTLNPNPSELKHMYSHKNKDPLIMEVVDDLQTCDVSPNTTMNVLTHFHGNYEVMPMNDHDLRNR
- the LOC119348083 gene encoding protein FAR-RED IMPAIRED RESPONSE 1-like, which produces MVNEYGLESDPTSNSLYDQRARWIAAYFKAVYCGRMTSTQRSESMNRLVKRHHVNTTTPLHEFARKMYLVLQKRKEAEGRETIACQARPATITNYPLENQLSRIYTRAVFNKYKDAYVYGTSFLTKKVDVGRFLVVYGRDGPSFSWSQHEFKVVCDEEKEDYRCECMQWEHTGLLCPHLIIVMTNEQIQRLPSKYVLRRYTRNARIDPPYDRNDTLQVGADGTLVSVTHFNMLREAFACVRAGDRSTIASVRVMNVLKELRAQVEDLRADVMPVFDEGGCSAPADREMISFKAPPLSKTKGSRSEEGERHIGARGPKKCTRRCSKCGLMDGHNKASCTNKQQSIATGGTKGGRGKTGWGRGRGRGTTTRRRLIDELEEDEDDVVDGESSCGIDDSD